In Pirellula sp. SH-Sr6A, the DNA window CACTACCTTACAAATCTATCGCAGAAACCGATATAGACATCCCCTAAGATTCCCGGCTACTTTCCGAAATCTTGCGGGAATTCTTCAAGTCTCATCGGGGAAAGTCGGTTATGGGCAACTGGTTGCGAGGATTGGAACGCTACACGGATGCGGTCGTGCCTATCGGCATCATTGCATGCCTGGTGGTGATTCTCGTCCCTCTTCCCCCGTCCTTGCTCGACGTTCTCTTGTCGGCCAACATCGCGATCGGAGTGGTGGTCCTCCTCACCACCATCTATATCCAATCACCCCTCGAGTTCAACATTTTCCCCGCCATGCTGGTGGCGACGACTCTTTCTCGCCTCGTTTTGAACCTAGCCACGACCCGGCTGATCTTGACGCATGCGGGCGAGGAAAAACTCGATGCAGCGGGAGATGTTATTCGAGCGTTCGGGGAGTTTGTCTCCGGGGACTCGATCGAAGTCGGGATTATTCTCTTTGTGATCATCTTCTTGATCAACTTCATCGTGATCACCAAAGGTGCGACGCGGATCGGCGAAGTCGCGGCCCGATTCGCCTTGGATGGGATGCCTGGAAGGCAGATGGCCATCGATGCCGATTTAAGCGCCGGTGCGATCGATGAGAAAGAGGCGCAAAGGCGGCGCGAAGAAATCACGCGGCAAGCCGACTTCTATGGAGCGATGGACGGTGCTTCGAAGTTCGTGCGAGGGGATGCAATCGCCGGAATCGCGATCACCATGATCAACTTGTTCGGCGGTTTGTACATGGGTTACATGTACGCCGACATGACCCTCGTCGAAGCGGCGAACGTCTATTCGAAGCTCACGATCGGCGACGGATTGGTTAGCCAAGTCCCCGCGTTTTTGATTTCGTTGGCCGCCGCATTGCTCACGACTCGCAGCACCCAGAAGTCGAACTTTTCCAACGAGTTCTTGAAGCAGATCTTTTCACGCCCCGAGGCGCTGATCATCTCCGGTGCGTTCTTGATGATGTTAATCTTCACCGGCCTTCCGACGTTGCCGATGTTTTCGATGGGAGCCGGATGCATCGGGCTTGCGGTCCTGATGAAGAGCCAAGTGAAAAAGGGAGCCCTGCAGGAGGCGGCCAAGAAGCAGGCCGAAAGCGAGGCCAAGAAGGAGCCACCACCTGAGAAGAAGGCAGAGGATTATCTCGAAGTCGATCCGATGCGACTGGAACTGGGGGCCAAACTCATTCCTTTAGCAGATCCCAATCGAGGTGGCGATCTGATGAAACGAATCTCGACCGTTCGGGCCACACTGGCGACCGAAATGGGAATCCTCTTGCCAATGGTGCGGATCAAGGATCGGATGAGTCTTCCCGAGTACTCGTATGAACTATCGATGAACGGAAATCGCATCGCTTCCGGCATGCTCCGCCCTGATCGGCTGCTGGCCATCGATAGCGGATTGACCTTGGGGCCGATTCAAGGGGATGAGACGACCGACCCCGCCTTTGGCAAACGCGCCTTCTGGATCGAACCCAAACAACGACAGCAGGCCGAGATTTACGGCTATCAAGTCGCCGAGTGCGCCGCGGTCCTCGCCACCCATGTCCAAGAAACCGCACGGCGTCACGCGGAGGAACTGCTGACACGCGAAGTGACAAAACAATTAATCGATCAGTTGAAGAAGGGTGCTCCCACGGTGGTGGAGGAGCTGATTCCTCAACTGATGAAACTCTCCGACGTTCAACAAGTCCTACAGAATCTGCTCCGGGAGGATGTGCCCATTCGACAGCTTGGGCTGATCCTCGAGACGCTAGGTGACTTTGCCCATCGCGTGAAGGACCCAATCTGGCTAACCGAGTACGTCCGACACCGATTGGCCCGAACCATCTCGCATCGGTATCGCGACAATGCGGGAGTTCTGAAAGTCGTCACGCTGGATCCGGCCATGGAGGATCGAATCGCAGCGGGGGCTGAACAAACCGATCGCGGTATCTTTATTCGCATGGCGCCGGAGACCATTCAGAAAACTTGCCAAAAGATAGCCGAAGGGCTCAAGAAGCTAGAGCAGCAGGGAAGAACCCTCTGCGTCTTGGTAAGCCCGAAGATTCGTGTCCCCTTGCGTCAGATCACGCAAGACAATCTCCCCAACATTCGGATACTGAGTTACAACGAAGTCTCGCGCGATACGACAGTCGAATCGGTAGCAATGGTCAGCGATTGATCGCCCAATTAACTTCGTAAAATTAGAACTTCAGCGCAGCATTGTGTCTCATGTGAGCTATGTTGTCACATATAGAATGAGAGTTGCGCCCGCACCGATACCCTGCTTCGATAACGGATGAAAATCGTTAGTTCATTTCTATCTATTGACATAGTTTAGGACATCTGACATCAGCAAGTCGTTTAAAACGTACCTTGCTGTCTTGTATTGAATGCGCCTTGCCGCATAAAGCGCG includes these proteins:
- the flhA gene encoding flagellar biosynthesis protein FlhA encodes the protein MGNWLRGLERYTDAVVPIGIIACLVVILVPLPPSLLDVLLSANIAIGVVVLLTTIYIQSPLEFNIFPAMLVATTLSRLVLNLATTRLILTHAGEEKLDAAGDVIRAFGEFVSGDSIEVGIILFVIIFLINFIVITKGATRIGEVAARFALDGMPGRQMAIDADLSAGAIDEKEAQRRREEITRQADFYGAMDGASKFVRGDAIAGIAITMINLFGGLYMGYMYADMTLVEAANVYSKLTIGDGLVSQVPAFLISLAAALLTTRSTQKSNFSNEFLKQIFSRPEALIISGAFLMMLIFTGLPTLPMFSMGAGCIGLAVLMKSQVKKGALQEAAKKQAESEAKKEPPPEKKAEDYLEVDPMRLELGAKLIPLADPNRGGDLMKRISTVRATLATEMGILLPMVRIKDRMSLPEYSYELSMNGNRIASGMLRPDRLLAIDSGLTLGPIQGDETTDPAFGKRAFWIEPKQRQQAEIYGYQVAECAAVLATHVQETARRHAEELLTREVTKQLIDQLKKGAPTVVEELIPQLMKLSDVQQVLQNLLREDVPIRQLGLILETLGDFAHRVKDPIWLTEYVRHRLARTISHRYRDNAGVLKVVTLDPAMEDRIAAGAEQTDRGIFIRMAPETIQKTCQKIAEGLKKLEQQGRTLCVLVSPKIRVPLRQITQDNLPNIRILSYNEVSRDTTVESVAMVSD